From a region of the Dictyostelium discoideum AX4 chromosome 2 chromosome, whole genome shotgun sequence genome:
- a CDS encoding EGF-like domain-containing protein, whose amino-acid sequence MIRKRILLLILIIIVILQIFRVEGNPAIQIYDVSSEEYSYNKYPTNTNDKYCNFFFLIFVTDTSDTGVQLKIKTNDSDATISTPAFKNISSQVLPIYVNTKSPNDYSLLITAEYDNDTSIYSSIIINYSCQYIPRESMKINLYHTGKYKHPIYPFSTIMYITGLKYPLGQLQVDKPYNVKVDNIRPFVYHIGDEFNGFIKPDFNISLWFMDSSNNTYSLNYTIPSLIYSNSNVKEKDITFKIYPNQTNVIEFGFICPPIYSITLNETIGLSDPLFINENIGLNPWASYEMPGKGTTFLGQVSSDYSIGAQINGTLTTIYYQFLKVSYNIDRKFPSFQIDYSPPLPSLSSIFSIKFNSTKKFDLFNYSIRWFESFSNSYKWPFGFESGHNSNYSFKSSFLQSEISVNPYNSLYFNQDHSLTQISNQQVVDINTLPILELESFNSTHLYNQVYLFKIKIKPIYQSKGYSTFIKINDNVNQVLRYDSMPDIENNIYETVLNFHEGILNSLNIGDSYSRQSQFYNPFQYYSIDPLLKLDFKYSDMISVLIGNVTYLINNIDVTNKSVDNIIYFNYNGTQEPKDDTINFSFLILSHEFKVTGVVDYDNITTSIWNSTISKYQIKFTVPANTRPGPLGFALLCGYSSSLISDFLPLSSQLIIESKHFDEYGPIFSNIEKVNSTNEFGWKFTIDDPINGFDYADIIVRGEMDSSTYKFHLTTQNLTRGDKFNGDYQINITLPSKCASQNYIITQVKLYDTQGYLGEFSVSSGFNGIRNVFINYLSDPTINKVYKTCSGENDGIDSSPPILTSFIPILKQNSDGTQYLSFNFEAVDIESGLKDKQYPIVYIQTTDLRTLECVSSIISINETTSTYKCTINLPNGFGYNSDIIFSVYGFINNGGYYSGYSSESLNSLSFIYSMSDISINKVIQINTCSKFVSGDSELWITGRGFNSTKQQVYVKYFGEPGFNQIIVPNKVYWSAMFIKNIKPTDKPFIIKVSDYPLTSNEFTVIPIVYNFTIPLTPTETPTETPTETPTETPTQTPIPTSSPIPTNKPQTCLGEPVCGGSKQGFCSSSGCICYPPWIGNDCNSQVIIIPQPSTNTSQPSTELPIIENNNQTSNSTNYLFKSLISIVSLRELDFNSNQVNLYTFDKWIYTPINNIKSQYFTSIQSGDTKSTNTLTTNITVTLEWFNQTTIIQFANNNITMNPSSIKYTIEITEYKFLNQLNSLQLVMSALFESSNSKDTCSLKEFGDTSDGDNSNFFKIQIDDHSLYGRFIKRAIIDSKVSSIENQLLDSKMNSIQTSSVSQSFIGITIPNYKQSIIIDPDFSVLVDSKPVSNNDNNSICTSNKSKLTSAQLAGIIIGSVAFATVVIVSVVYLVVKNRKSDLFQRKVQNKLQKMN is encoded by the exons atgatcagAAAAcgaatactattattaattctaataataatagtaatattacaaatttttaGGGTTGAAGGAAATCCAGcaattcaaatttatgaTGTTTCTAGTGAAGAATActcatataataaatatccaacaaatacaaatgacaaatattgtaatttttttttcttaatattTGTAACCGATACTTCAGATACTGgagttcaattaaaaataaaaaccaacGATTCAGACGCAACAATTTCAACACCagcatttaaaaatatttcaagtCAAGTTCTTCCAATTTATGTAAATACTAAATCACCAAATgattattcattattaattacgGCAGAATATGATAATGATACATCAATTTATAGTagtattataattaattattcttGTCAAT atATTCCACGAGaatcaatgaaaataaatttatatcatACTGGTAAATATAAGCATCCAATTTACCCATTTTCAACAATAATGTACATTACAGGATTAAAATACCCATTGGGTCAATTACAAGTTGACAAACCGTATAATGTAAAAGTTGATAATATAAGGCCATTTGTCTATCATATTGGTGACGAATTTAATGGATTTATTAAACCagattttaatatatcaCTATGGTTCATGGATAGTTCAAATAATACttattcattaaattatacAATTCCaagtttaatttattcaa aTTCAAATGTAAAAGAAAAGGATattacatttaaaatttatccTAATCAAACAAATGTTATAGAATTTGGATTTATTTGTCCACCAATTTATTCTATTACATTAAATGAAACAATTGGATTAAGCGACCCATTgtttattaatgaaaatataggTTTAAATCCATGGGCATCTTATGAAATGCCAGGAAAAGGTACAACATTCCTTGGTCAAGTTTCTTCCGATTATTCAATTGGTGCTCAAATTAATGGCACCTTAACtacaatttattatcaatttttaaaggtCTCAT aTAATATTGATAGAAAATTTCCATCTTTTCAAATTGATTattcaccaccattacctTCACTttcatcaatattttcaattaaatttaattcaactaaaaaatttgatttattcaattattcaATTAGATGGTTTGAAAGTTTTTCAAATAGTTATAAATGGCCTTTTGGTTTCGAAAGTGGtcataattcaaattattcattCAAGTCATCATTTCTACAATCTGAAATCTCTGTAAATCCCTACAACTCACTTTATTTCAATCAAGATCATTCTTTAACGCAAATTAGTAATCAACAag ttgtGGATATAAATACATTACCAATATTAGAATTagaatcatttaattctACTCATTTATATAAtcaagtttatttatttaagattaaaataaaaccaatttaTCAAAGTAAAGGGTACAgtacttttattaaaattaatgataatgttaATCAAGTATTAAGATATGACTCAATGCCTGATATCGAAAACAATATATATGAAactgttttaaattttcatgaAGGTAtattaaatagtttaaatattGGTGATTCTTATTCAAGACAATCTCAATTTTATAATccatttcaatattattcaattgatccacttttaaaacttgattttaaatattctgaTATGATTTCAGTTTTAATTGGTAATGTAacttatttaataaataacatTGATGTAACAAATAAATCAgttgataatataatttatttcaattataatGGTACTCAAGAACCTAAAGATGATACAATTAATTtctcatttttaattttatctcaTGAGTTTAAAGTAACTGGAGTCGTAGATTATGATAATATTACAACTTCAATTTGgaattcaacaatttcaaaatatcaaattaaatttacagtTCCTGCAAATACTAGACCTGGTCCACTTGGTTTTGCTTTACTTTGTGGTTATTCAAGTTCATTAATAAGTGATTTCTTACCTTTATCTTctcaattaattattgaatctAAACATTTCGATGAATATGGACCAATATTtagtaatattgaaaaagttaattcaacaaatgaaTTTGGTTGGAAATTTACAATAGATGATCCAATTAATGGTTTTGATTATGCTGATATTATAGTTAGAGGTGAAATGGATAGTTCAACTTATAAATTCCATTTAACAACTCAAAATTTAACAAGAggtgataaatttaatggtgattatcaaattaatataacTTTACCAAGTAAATGTGCATctcaaaattatattatcacACAAGTTAAATTATATGATACTCAAGGTTATTTAGGTGAATTTTCAGTATCCAGTGGATTTAATGGTATTAGAAatgtatttataaattatttatcagatccaacaataaataaagtaTATAAAACATGTAGTGGTGAAAATGATGGTATCGATAGTTCACCACCAATTTTAACTTCATTCATaccaatattaaaacaaaatagtGATGGTACTCAATACTTATCATTCAACTTTGAAGCAGTAGATATTGAAAGTGGtttaaaagataaacaaTATCCAATTGTTTATATCCAAACAACAGATTTAAGAACACTTGAATGTGTATCATCTATTATTTCAATAAATGAAACAACTTCAACCTATAAATGCACTATCAATTTACCAAATGGATTCGGATACAATTCAGATATTATTTTCAGTGTTTATGGATTCATTAATAATGGCGGTTATTATAGCGGATATTCAAGCGAATCACTAAATAGTTTATCTTTTATATATTCAATGAGCGATATATCCATAAACAAAGTAATACAAATTAATACCTGTAGCAAATTTGTATCTGGTGATAGCGAGTTATGGATAACAGGTAGAGGTTTCAATTCAACAAAACAACAAGTATATGTAAAATATTTTGGAGAACCTGgatttaatcaaataatagtacCAAATAAAGTTTATTGGAGTGCaatgtttattaaaaatattaaaccaaCTGATAAACCATTCATTATCAAAGTTTCGGACTATCCACTCACATCAAATGAATTCACTGTTATTCCTATAGTTTATAATTTTACGATTCCCTTAACACCAACAGAAACACCAACAGAAACACCAACAGAAACACCAACAGAGACACCAACACAAACACCAATACctacatcatcaccaatacCAACGAATAAACCACAAACATGTTTAGGTGAACCAGTATGTGGTGGATCAAAACAAGGTTTTTGTTCATCAAGTGGATGTATTTGTTATCCACCTTGGATTGGTAATGATTGTAATTCACAAGTTATAATTATACCACAACCATCAACAAATACATCACAACCATCAACTGAATTACCAATTATAGAAAACAATAATCAAACATCAAATAgtacaaattatttattcaaatcaTTGATTTCAATTGTATCATTAAGAGAATtagattttaattcaaatcaaGTTAATTTATATACATTTGATAAATGGATTTAtacaccaattaataatattaaaagtcAATACTTTACAAGTATTCAAAGTGGTGatacaaaatcaacaaatacaTTAACAACTAATATTACTGTAACTTTAGAATGGTTCAATCAAACGACAATCATTCAAtttgcaaataataatataacaatGAATCCATCAAGTATTAAAtatacaattgaaattacagaatataaatttttaaatcaattaaatagtCTTCAACTTGTAATGTCAGCATTATTCGAATCATCAAATTCCAAAGATACTTGttcattaaaagaatttggaGATACAAGTGATGGTGATAATTCAAACttctttaaaattcaaattgatGACCATTCACTTTATGGTAGATTCATTAAAAGAGCAATCATCGATTCAAAAGTatcttcaattgaaaatcaattattagattCAAAAATGAACTCAATTCAAACATCATCAGTATCACAATCATTCATTGGTATTACAATACCAAATTATAAacaatcaataattattgaTCCAGACTTTTCAGTATTAGTAGATAGTAAACCAgtatcaaataatgataataattcaatttgtacatcaaataaatcaaaactaACAAGTGCTCAACTCgctggtattattattggttccGTTGCTTTTGCCACTGTAGTTATTGTATCAGTTGTTTACTTGGTCGTGAAAAACAGAAAATCAGATTTATTCCAAAGAAAAGTACAAaacaaattacaaaaaatgaaCTGA
- the srp14-2 gene encoding signal recognition particle 14 kDa subunit has translation MLLDNDAFLSALNKLYQTTSKKGTVWVTMKKYVDSDSNFSRKKAERIKESEEEENKCLVRATNGKKKISTIVLAKDKSMFEKNYKNVLLINLDNLKVEKKKPTPTTTPSSSTTAKTAAKKTKV, from the exons ATGTTATTAGATAACGACGCATTCCTTTCAGCattaaacaaattatatCAAACTACATCAAAAAAAGGAACTGTTTGGGTCACAATGAAGAAAT ATGTAGATTCAGATTCAAACTTTTCACGTAAAAAAGCAGAAAGAATTAAAGAATCAGAAGAGgaagaaaataaatgtttAGTTAGAGCAAcaaatggtaaaaaaaagatatcaaCAATTGTTCTCGCTAAAGATAAATCAATGTTTGAAaagaattataaaaatgttttaCTTATTAATTTAGATAATCTTAAAGTTGAGAAAAAGAAACCTACTCCCACCACAACTCCTAGTTCTTCAACTACTGCAAAAACTGCTGCAAAGAAAACTAAAgtctaa
- the psmD8-2 gene encoding 26S proteasome non-ATPase regulatory subunit 8 translates to MDFSSIEQNLNNFKKLVAGNSDKAQITPVLVQLKLAATIHLEKPTSLSNVSDKVKKDLVLAREILELISLYSIKIKDIDSFERTFNQLKTYYYDYKSIIAPSTLEYQIIGLNLMRLLAKHKTSEFHSEIELIEFNNLDNSFIKFPLLVEKSITEGSYNKIIQSRSGVPSEYYQVFLDILADSIKEDIANCSEKSFKTLSLKDAEKVLLFNDNNQFQQYIKERNWKVQGDVIQFGNNDNQTVEIPSLQLIHQTLHYAKELERIV, encoded by the exons atggatTTTAGTTCAATtgaacaaaatttaaataacttTAAAAAGCTTGTTGCTGGTAATTCAGATAAAGCACAAATTACACCAGTTTtagttcaattaaaattagcaGCAACAATTCATTTAGAAAAACCAACTTCTCTTTCAAATGTTTCtgataaagttaaaaaagatttagttTTAGCAA gagagattttagaattaatttcattatattcaattaaaattaaagatattgattcatttgaaagaacatttaatcaattaaagacatactattatgattataaatcaattattgcACCATCAACATTAGAATATCAAATTATTggtttgaatttaatgagaTTATTAGCAAAACATAAAACATCAGAATTCCATAGcgaaattgaattaatcgaatttaataatttagataacTCATTCATTaa aTTCCCATTATTggttgaaaaatcaattacagAGGGtagttataataaaattattcaatCAAGATCTGGTGTACCATCAGAATATTATCAAGTTTTCCTTGATATTTTAGCAGATTCAATAAA GGAGGATATTGCAAATTGTAgtgaaaaatcatttaaaacattatcattaaaagatgcagaaaaagtattattattcaatgaTAACAATCAATTCCAACAATACATTAAGGAAAGAAATTGGAAAGTTCAAGGTGATGTAATTCAATTTggaaataatgataatcaaACCGTTGAAATTCCATCTTTACAATTGATTCACCAAACTCTTCACTATGCCAAAGAACTTGAAAGAAttgtataa
- the dpm2-2 gene encoding dolichyl-phosphate mannosyltransferase 2 regulatory subunit: MGASDKFIGFVMVLFRIFVFGYYTTWVIITPFIVSDHWIQQYFLPREYGIIIPLVLLVVGITAIGTFLGLVMIKSKKNK, translated from the exons atg GGTGCTTCAGATAAATTTATAGGTTTTGTTATGGTTTTATTTAGGATTTTTGTATTTGGATATTATACAACATgggttattattact cCATTTATTGTTTCAGATCATTGGATTCAACAATACTTTTTACCAAGAGAATatggtattattattccTTTAGTTTTATTAGTAGTCGGTATTACCGCAATTGGTACATTTTTGGGACTTGTAAtgattaaatcaaaaaagaataaataa
- the rpl15-2 gene encoding S60 ribosomal protein L15: MGAYKYLQELYKKKQSDAVRFLLRVRCWEYRNLPVCHRASHPTRVDKARRLGYKATQGFVVYRIRVRRGGRKRQVPGGRTGGKPKTHGVNELKPSRNLRSVAEERVGRRCPNLRVLNSYWVNQDSTYKYYEVILVDNSHNAIRNDPRYNWICKPVHKHRELRGLTSAGIKARGLRRKGTHRASKTRPSRQANYKRRNTVVFHRYR; the protein is encoded by the exons ATGG GTGCCTACAAATACTTACAAGAACTCTACAAAAAGAAGCAATCTGATGCTGTCCGTTTCCTCCTCAGAGTCAGATGTTGGGAATACAG aaaTCTCCCAGTCTGTCATCGTGCTTCACACCCAACTCGTGTTGACAAAGCCAGACGTTTAGGTTACAAAGCTACTCAAGGTTTTGTTGTATACAGAATCCGTGTCAGACGTGGTGGTCGTAAGAGACAAGTTCCAGGTGGTCGTACTGGTGGTAAACCAAAGACTCATGGTGTTAACGAATTAAAACCAAGCAGAAACTTAAGATCCGTTGCTGAAGAACGTGTTGGTCGTCGTTGTCCAAATCTCCGTGTTCTCAACTCATACTGGGTTAACCAAGATTCAACCTACAAATATTATGAAGTCATCTTAGTTGATAACTCTCACAATGCCATCCGTAACGACCCACGTTACAACTGGATCTGTAAACCAGTCCACAAACATAGAGAATTAAGAGGTTTAACCTCCGCTGGTATCAAAGCCCGTGGTCTCCGTAGAAAAGGTACCCACAGAGCCAGCAAAACTAGACCATCAAGACAAGCCAACTACAAACGTAGAAACACCGTCGTTTTCCACAGATACAgataa